The segment ATACCAATTCACCATGATCAGCAAAGAATGATGGGGACACGTCGTTGTATTTGGAGTTGATAGGTTCTCCCATATTGACTATTTCATAATCGCTGGATTTGAGATAGAACTCCTGTGCTTTGCGTGCTTCTGCCAGTCTGACTTTAGTCTCCTTTTCTATTTCATTGGTTTTGTAAATGTCCAAATCTAAGAATGCCTGAAAGTGCTTTTGAGCTTCTTCAAACTCATATCTGTTGTGATAGATTCGCCCCAACCAATAATTGTAAAACTTATCGGTTCTACCTTCGTTGGCTTCATATTCTTTGAGTGAATCTAGCGTAGAGTCCCTGCCGCCAGTCAATTGATATGCCACGTATTTGTGGTATTGGACGTAGTGATTTTTTGGGTAATTATCCAAAATGACATTGTACAGCTCCAATGCTTTTTTGAAATCTTCTTGAAAAAAGTAGTAATCTGCTTGCTCAATCAGTTTCTTCTTGCTGATTCGTTGGTCTGTTTTACTTTCTTGCGCGTAGGCCAGATTTCCAATCAATAACAGAAAAAAAATATAATATTTCATCATTCAAATAACTGGTATGGGTGTCGTTATTACGGGTTCACTTATACAGATGTTATCATGCGGTGGAGTGAAAATAATGATAAACACGAAAATTAGCATCATTATTAAACGTGTAAATTTAATAATGATGCTTAACATACTGTATTACAGTTGTTTAAGATTCTTTAGTAAGGAGAATATATTCGTCAAATGTACAGAGTTTGTCTGCATATGATTTGCCGTCCTTCAGATCAATAATACGCGTGGCTACCGTTTGGACAAACTCATGGTCATGTGAGGTGAACAGCACAGTCCCTGGAAAATCTCTGAGCGCATTGTTGAGGGCTTGAATCGATTCTAGGTCTAGGTGGTTGGTTGGTTCATCCAAGATCAAGACATTACCCTCCTTCAACATCATTTTGGAAAGCATGCATCTCACTTTTTCCCCTCCAGACAAAACACTGCATTTTTTAAAGGTCTCTTCCCCAGAAAAGAGCATTTTGCCCAAGAATCCGCGGATGAATACCTCGTCCTTCTCTCCGTCAGAGTATTGTCTCAACCAGTCGATTAGGTTTTCATCTGATTTGAAAAACTCCTCATTGTCATTAGGTAGGTATGAGACTGTGATCGTCTGACCAAAACTGAATGTGCCAGCGTCTGCAGTGGATTCTTCCATCAGTACTTTAAACAAGTTGGTAATCGACATGCTGTCGTCCGCCAAGAAAGCAATTTTGTCACCTTTGTTGACAAAGAAATCTAGGTCTGAGAATAATACTTTGTCTCCAAGTTTTTTAGAGAGTGATTTCACCTCTAGAATTTGATCTCCCGCTTTTCTGCTTTGGTTGAATATGACTGCTGGATATCGCCTAGATGAGGGTTGAATGTCATCAATGTTGATTTTGTCAAGCAGTTTTCTTCGGGATGTGGCTTGTTTGGATTTGGATGCATTGGCACTAAACCTTGCAATGAAGTCCTGCAATTCTTTCTTTTTCTCTTCTGCCTTTTTGTTCAACGAACTTCTCTGATTCAAAGCAAGCTGACTAGATTGGTACCAGAATGAATAGTTGCCTGTGAAGATTTTGATGGCACTAAAGTCAATGTCCGCAATGTGGGTACACACAGTATCCAAAAAGTGTCTATCGTGAGACACTACGATGACTGTATTCTTAAAATCAAGTAAGAAATCTTCCAACCACGAAACTGTATGTATATCTAGGTCATTGGTAGGCTCATCGAGAATCAATAGGTCAGGATTGCCAAATAGTGCTTGAGCCAACAGCACTCGTACTTTTTGGCTACCATTTAGGTCTTTTAGCAGATTGTAGTGTTCGTCCTCTTTGATACCAAGACCACTCAATAGGCTCGCTGCATCTGGCTCGGCATTCCAACCGTCCATTTCAGCAAATTTCTCTTCTAACTCTGAGGTTCTGATTCCGTCTGCTTCGCTAAAATCCGCTTTGGCATAGAGCGCGTCTTTTTCTTGCATGATCGCCCACAACTCGGTGTGTCCTCTCATGACAGTATTGATGACGGTCTCTTCATCAAATTCAAAGTGATTTTGACGCAAGACAGCCATCCTCTTGCCTGAATCCATGGTCACGTTGCCCGTATTGGGCTGAATATCACCTGATAGAATTTTAAGAAAAGTAGATTTTCCGGCTCCATTTGCTCCGATGACACCATAGCAGTTGCCTTCGGTAAATTTGATATTTACTTCGTCAAAAAGTATTCGCTTTCCATATTGCAAGGAGACGTTATTCGCTGAAATCATATGCCTGTTTTTTTGAAGGCACAAAGATAGATTATTTGTTAGGCAATAGGAAAAATCCGCTAGGTTCACTTCCAATTTTATTCCCTTTAGCTCCTGAATTGTATGATTCTGAATTAAGTTTGATCAATGAAGCCGTACTTATTCTTTTTGCTAGTCGCGTGGGGGATTCTTTTTTCCAGTGCCGAATTGCAAGCTCAAGATGAACAACAAAGTCTTTCGGAAACCATCTCATGGTTGGAGAGGAAGATCAATATCAGCTATTACAACGCACAGACTCAGGAGTGGTGGAGCAATCGTTTTTTCTATAATACCGAGATGGGTTTGGTCAATATCAAGAATACCTCGTCGGATGGCCCTTCTTTCCTGACTAGAAATACCTACTATGATCGCAAGGTATTGCTGTCAGACTTGGATGCGAGTAGCATCAAGGTGCATGACATCAATGAGGATCAAGGCAGAATTGTGTTTGGTCAGGTCGTACAAGTCAATGTGATAGGAAACCAAAAGAAGATAAAGCGTACCAAAAATGGCGTGGCTTCCTTCAACGAATTTTTCCTGCAAATCCCTGTTCCGCATGCCTACGACAGTTTGAGGTTGACTGCTGATTCCATCAAGACGAAATTGACTCTGGCTATAGAGCTCTCATCCAAAATCAAACCTACGAACGATGAACAGCAAAATGCTAAGACGATTCTATCTACCTTGCATGGACAGTTCAAAGGAGATGATAAGACTGTAATGAGTTTTACCAAAATAGAAGGGAACCACTCTGAAGTAGAGCATACAAATGAGCAAAACTATATCAGAAAAGGTCTCATCGGTTTTGATGAAGTAAACAACCATTTCTACTTGTGGTCTATCAATCGTGGACAGAGAGAGCGTCTGACCTTGGAAGTGAAATCAGGTGATAAAGTATCTATTGAGAGTATCGATCCACCTTACGCTATTATCTTATATGGTGTCAATCATATAGCAGTGAGAGAAAATGGTCAAGAAATAGAATTCTACCGGATGGGGGATTGACCCCATGTTAAGACAACAGAGATTGCATAAGGGATAAAAAACTTTGCTCTTCATGGATCCACATCGCGGCATCACAGGTTTTTCTTTCTTTTGATTTAAACTCCTGCACTTGTATCAATACATCATTCAGTGCTACTTCATTTTTCGATTTGAAATCAATCACGGCTCCCTTGGCATGTTCTTCAATGAATGTTTCCCAATGTGTGTCTTTTTCATAGAGCATGGGTAGACCTTGTGCAGCGTACTCATAGACTTTGGTGGGCATGCACCGCTGGTTGCTTGGGTTGAGCTGATAGCAGATTAGACCAATATCTGCCGTGACTATGGCTTGTTCTATTACTGTATATGGAAGGGGAGTCTGTGAGATATTTAGTCTCAGCCAAGGTGCTTCCATCTTGTTCAACCTGTTGTAGAGTGCTGGCACTGGACAATGCCCCGTCACAAGTAATTCAAAGTCACCCATGGTCTGCAAGCTTTTCGTCAATTCTAGTGCCTTGTCTATACCAGTATTTTGAGTAATCGTGCCACTGAATAGCAGTGTAGTAGTATTAGTTTTGTTTGCGGAGCGAGGGTAGATTTTGGACAAAGGCAGTGCTTTGTTTTCTATCAGTATTGATCGAGATTGAACAAAAGACAATTCTTCTTGGTAGCACTTTTCAGCTAGGAAAAAGTGATCAAAAAATGGAGCAAGCAGTCTTTCCTTGCACCTGATCATGATAGCCATGAGGTGCCGGAGTATAGGAGGGTAAACCTGCTGATACCATAGATTGTAGTAGTAGTTTTCCTGAATATCGTACACGATTCTCGTGCCAAATAAAATTTGGTTTATAATCGTAACTATCAGTAATTCATGACTGTTAACTATGATTAGTTTAGGCTTTAGTTTAATCAATGATCGCAGGATAATAAGTGGGATAAAAAAGCGTATCAAACCAAGTCGGCGAAAGGTTCTTTGAGGATGAAAAAAGATATTGCACTCATCTGTGAGTGTGCTTTTGCTGGGATAGCCAAATAGGTGTATTTCACAGCCAGTCATTGAGCTAAGCGATCGTGCCATCTTGCGATAAGAACGAATGTCGTCTACAGGTTTGAGTAGGGAAATGAAAGCAATTTTTTCCTTCGGCATGAAATCAAATGTATGTAATATTGCGGAGATTTTACCCACCAATGATACTTAGTCATTTTTAAATTTTAATACTACAAATAAGATGGAAGACATCAAGAAATTAGTCGAAGAAACTTGGGAAGACAGATCGAAATTGACTCAACCAGAGGTCATCAAAGCGATCGAATATGTAATCGAAGAACTAGACAAAGGTCGCTTGAGAACTGCTGAACCAACTGCTGATGGTTGGAAGGTAAATGACTGGGTGAAGAAAGCTGTGATCATGTATTTCCCATTGAGAAAAATGGAGAAAATAGAAGTCGGCCCATTTGAGTTTCACGACAAGATGGCTTTGAAAAAAGACTATGACAAACTAGGTGTAAGGGTAGTGCCTCACGCTGTGGCTAGATATGGAGCTTACATTTCTGCAGGCACTATTTTGATGCCTTCTTATGTCAATATAGGTGCGTATGTAGACGAAGGCACGATGGTTGATACATGGGCGACTGTTGGTAGCTGTGCGCAGATCGGTAAGAACGTGCACTTGAGCGGTGGAGTAGGAATTGGTGGAGTACTAGAGCCTGTGCAGGCTTCTCCAGTGATTATAGAGGATGATGCTTTCATTGGGTCGAGATGTATTGTGGTAGAAGGAGTGAGGGTAGGTAGAGAGGCTGTACTAGGTGCAGGTGTGACATTGACCATGAGTTCTAAGATCATTGACGTGACGGGTGACAAGCCTGTTGAGTACAAAGGAGTCGTGCCTCCACGCTCTGTTGTGATTCCAGGGTCTTATGCTAAAAAATTCCCTGCAGGTGAATACAACGTTCCCTGTGCAATCATCATTGGTACTAGAAAAGAAAGCACCGACAAGAAGACTTCTCTGAACGATGCGTTGAGAGAAAACAATGTCGCTGTATAAACATATATCATGAAGCAATTTTTAAGTATCCTATTATCTCTCTCTTGTCTAGTTAGTTATGCTGCCGAAACAGTGAAATTCAAAGCAGCAGACGGAGTGGAAATAGTAGCGGATTTGCATCTGTCTCATCCCAAATCTGCTCCGATAATCGTGTTCTTTCATCAGGCAGGATGGAGTAGAGGAGAGTACTTAGAAATTGCTCCTACACTCAATCGGTTGGGTTACAATTGTCTAGCCGTAGATTTGCGATCAGGCAATTTGGTCAATGGCATTCGCAACGAAACCAATCAAAACGCCAGAGCCATGATGCGTGAAACCAAATATTCTGATGCCTATCAGGATATAGAAGCTGCCGCAACTTATGCTCAAACTCAAACAACCAACAAAGTGATCATCTGGGGTAGTAGCTATTCTGCAGCATTGGTGTTGAAATATGCGGGAGATTACCCAAGTGCAGTACAAGCCGTATTGGCTTTTTCTCCAGGAGAGTATTTTCAAATCACAGGGCAAGCCTGAAGATTGGATTGCCCAAAGTGCTGCCAACATAGCGTGTCCTGTTTTCATCACTTCTGCTCAGAGTGAAAAGCCAAATTGGGAGAAGATTTATGATGTAATCTCAGTGGCAAACAAGCAATTCTATCTACCAGAAGAAACCTCTGGTAATCATGGATCAAGCGCGCTCTGGGTAAGAAATAATGATCACGAAGGATATTGGACTGCTGTGGTAGAATTTCTCAAGTCCTTGGAGAGTAAGTAAATCAAACACCTGCTTGTCCTTGCTTTGAAAGGGTACATTGGCTATCTCTCAGTGTATAATCAATCGTTTTCAGAGCTGCGAGGTAAGGATTTGGGTATCTAGCCATGAGCTAAACGCTTTAATATCTTCTTTCCACGAGATTGAATCCCGCCACTACCATTTGGAATCATGTCTTCAACAATGATTCTCAATTCGTTTTTCAGATCAGGATAGATATCACAGAGATTGGCCAATACGGACATCGCAAAGACTTGAATGGCAATAGCTGTTTGTCGATTGGTGAGGTAGTCGAAACAATGTTGTACCAGTTGACCATGATGGCTTTCGGGTGTCTCTTGATCTTGCAGCATACGGAGTACATTTCGTTTGACAGCATCGATCGGATTTTTGTCCAACTGGTCGATGCAGCGTGTGATATAGGGGTGAATAGAACCAGGGTAGTGATCCACAAGACAGGTGATCGTCATGGCGGCATTTTGACATAGGCGGTGGTCATCTCCCAAGAAGATATCGATCAAAGTATCAAGACGACTAGGGTCAGTCATCACAAAAGCAGCCACTTCTAGGGACTTTTGTTTACTAACCGGGCCAGATAGTCTGCTGATCAACTCGTTCATCATTCATCAATCTATCTCCAACACTTCCAAGATATCTGCCAGCTCATCATAATCTTTGAATCCTGGTTTTTCTTCGTGACTGCCTAGTAGTCCAATCCCGTAATATGCTGCAGTATCTACAATCTCCCCGATATTATCGGGTGTCAAATCATAGCCTCGTAGGATTTTGATTGATCCGATTTGAGACTTGATATGATCATAGTCTGACTCAGACTCTACCAAAACGAATTTTACTTGAGGGGAGAGTTGATCCAAGAGTCCGGTCTGATCGATATGGCTTTCAGTCAATCTGAATATCACTTTGTAGGACAACTCAGTGAGTTGGTTGGCAACTGCCACTGTATCTACCTGAATGTAGGCTGGATTTTCTGAATCATGTACTGCGTCGATCTGATCCAAAGCCATGCTGCCATACTCCATGACAAAATCAACACCTGCTACCCAACCCATGATTTCATGAGCAGTAGTAGTATCGATGGCATCTTCTTGGTTGCTATCAAGGTTGAACCCAATCATATTCACCCCAAATCCTGCACAATACCGAGCATCACTGAGATTGGACACGTTACCCACCTTTACAAAAGTTTTTAAATTCATATCAATACTGACAATTGGTCAATCAAATAATTTTATACAAAACAAAACCATTCGCTTGAACTATGGCGTAAAATTGCCATGTAATTAATGAAAATATCAACAAGGTTTTTTTAAATAGAATAGAAATGGAAGTAATAGAAATCACAGATCAAGAATTGGATGCACAATTGGCAGCTCATCCTAAAGCCATCATCAAGTACTATGCAGATTGGTGTGGTGCCTGCAAGCTGTTCAATCCTAAGTTCAAGAGATTGGCCAATGACGAGCGCTTCTCAGACGTGGTGTTTTTGAACGTCAATGCAGAAAACAATCCAGAAGCCAGAGGCAAAGCAGGTGTATCTAATCTGCCATCATTCGCTATCGTAGAAGGCGGACAATTCAAAGAAACCATCTTCACCAGCAAAGAAGAAATAGTCGTAGAGCTGCTGGGGAAGTTGAACTAAGACCATCATTCCGCAGTAAAAAGGAGGTTGTTCGGAGCAACCTCCTTCTTCTTTATTATGTTTGTTATATAATTAATATTATGTTAAATAGAATAAATCATGATCCTGTCCTCTTATCATATTCTACTATCTACTGTTGGCTTCTGTTGATGACAGCTTCTGCCAATTGCATATCGGTGGCAAAGACTACCCCGCTTTGGTTCATGAATGTGGTGATTGGATTGTTGAGGTGCAATACCTGACCATCGGTATCACTCAGGTGTAAACCGAGTTCGCCAAAGACACAGGCAGTAGCTGCATAGTCCCAAATGCTGCCGCCACCAGCTTGTACTTTGGGCAATTTGAAATACAAAGCATAGTTGTGAGACGCTACACGACAAGCTTGCAGCGCAGCGCCAGCACCAGCTATGAATCTGATTTCATGTAGAGCGTGTTGGTCTTGGTAGATTTTTAGACCTTGTAAAATAGAATCCATTTCCGCATGTTGCATCATGCCTCGATCCAGCATACACCACAGTACATTAGAATCTGATGTATCATCATCTGTGGTCAGTAAATCGCTCTGTACACCTTGCCCTCTGATTGCTATGACTCGTCTATCCGTCACTGGATCATGAATCACACCAATCATACTTACACCGTCGCGATTCACCAAGGCAATACTCACAGCATAACCCGGTCTTTGCTGGGTGAAAGCAAGTGTGCCATCCAAGGGATCTATGCACCAGAAATATGCTTTGCTTAGCCGCGAACCATCGTCTGGTAGTTCCTCAGTGAGCAAACCCAGATCATATCTCTGCATACTCTCATTCAGGTGTTGCAAAATGATGTTTTGACATTGTAGATCTACCCACGTGACAACCGCAGCTGCATGGCTGTTCATGCCTGCTTTGTGCGTCACAGCTATCTGTTCGGCGCTGTGTCTGCGTATAAAATCCGCTGCCTCTTGTGCTGCCCTTGCTGCGATTTGTGTGAGATGATTTAATTGTTCGGGATTCAAAATCTAAAGTCTAAAACCTAATATCTAAAGTTTAAAATCTAACGTCGAATGTCTGCCATCACTTCGTTTACCATCCGCTGGCTGTAGCGGTGCATTTTGTAGTGTCCTGGACTCCATCCATCCAAAAAGCGATAAAAATCCGCCCAAGCATACTTGTATAGTTCAGACCATTCATGGATCAATCCTTCTGGATTTAGAGTGATTTCGTACCGTTCGAAAGCTGATCTAAGTATTGAAAAATAATAGTTCAAGAGTTCATGTTCTAATATTTCACACTCCGATTCATCCAAGCAACTGCTTAGCAGGTATGCGACATCTTTCATTCCACATCCCCGACCGACATATTGAAAATCCACTGCCGCTACTGCTGTGTGCTGTGATGCAAAACAGAAGTTAGCGAGCTTGGCATCTCCATGCACGAGCGTCTGGTATATTGCGTTTTTGAGTTTTGTGTCGATGGTTTTTGCGGCATTTTTCAGATGTTGGTTTTGCATTGCCAACCATTCATCTGGCCTGGTATCTAGGTGCCAATATGTGCCGATCGACCATAGTTCGCTCGCTGTAGTATCCATGAATTTCGCATGAAAATGTGCCAGCCAACTCAGGCAGCTTTTGATCTCATCGAGCGTAACAGAAGACTTGCGCACAGGAAAACCAGCTGTATCGAGATCTTCCAAAATCATGAGCATCTCCCCCTCTTGTTGCCAGTTGTATATGCCCGTGGGTATGCGGCAAGATGTATCACAGTGCTGAGCCAACCCTGCATACCAATTCATCTCTACTTCATAAGATTTCAACTTTCGTTGGTGAGAGATATCTGTATTCCAGCCCCGAGGGTGTTGGAGCTGGTTTGGCAACTGCACATGTTTGACTACCACGGAGGTGAGCTTCCCTCCTGCCAATTCACAACGGATGATCTCTCCATAGCCACTCCACAAAGATTGTATTCGGCTACTTCGGATCACGGATTGCGCTCCTGTGGATGAGCGTATTTTTTGGATGATTTCAGTGTTCAACAAGGTCGTTGACGGTTTTTGATCGAGGAGCAATTTATAAAATGATGTAGAACCCCTACCCGTTTGCACGGTTTTAATTCATTTGATCAATTATAGTTTTTGTCTATGACCTTAAGAGCAAAGTATCCATTCTTATGTTTGATATAATTTATTAACTACTTTAAAATAAGTAAGTTATGATACTTTATTAAAGTAAAATGTAATTATGGAACATTTGAAATGTTTGGTAAATGGAAGCTTCAGGATGAGAATTTCCTGCTTTATTCAAAGTATTAACTGTATTCTCAATTTTCACGATAAACCTAGATTGATGGACGGAATTTTAATGTATTGGATTTAGTTCGTCGTGTTCTTGTATCTGATCCAAACATGTTTGTTGCCGATAGAACATAAAAAAGGCTACCGTCACTGGTAGCCTTCACTCACTTGTTTATTCGGTAACCTGATATTTATTTTCTTGTCAACCTTGTGCTCACTTCATTTTCGAGCTGGATGCTTGTCTGGATGAGTTTGCTTGATTCAGCATTTAGTCTTTCGATCAATCTCATCATGTCTTCTATTTGGTTCAATTGCTGTACTCTTTTCATAGCTGTATGTGTTTATTTTTTATGTCTTTGTTTTAATCTCATGGCAAACATAAAACATAAACTTTATATATAAGTACTAATTAATAAAGTTTTTTAAAATATTTTTAAAAATAACTACATGTATTGGTGTTAATACATGTAGTTAGTGCTGGTTTTGATCTAGATTTTCTTAAAAATGTTGTTGGTACCTCGTGAGGCAGTTGGTTTAAAATACCTCTCAGAACGGTCTCTAAGGCAAATTTTATCTGGGACGCATGGTGTCAATGTGTGTCAGTTAGTTCTGTGCTAGGCTACAGTTTTTTTGGTAGGTTCAGCACAAAGAAAAAATGGTTGAGAAGGAATAATTTAGATAGGATGGATTGTCTTCTGACACCCTATTTTTGATTGAAAATGAAATCTGCACTAAAATCAACAAAAATGTAAGTGTCTATAAATAAAGTGATTAGCCCCTCTCCCTGTCTCCCCTAGTGTTTATTTTCTAGGAGTTTTATGTCTAAAATCTTGGGAATTGGATGAATAGGTAAGTGTCTACTGGAGGCTATCCCAATCCTGTCTAGTATCGGTATCTATCGAGCCATGCTGGAATGGTATGGTCACTCTAGTTCCTGGGATTTTCGCTAGCCAGATTTTTTAACCTCTTTGTTAGACTTCTATATAGGTTCGCGCAATGGGTATCGGTCTGGAGAGTTGCTGAATCACGGTTAGATTGTAGTGACAATTGTGTAGCATCAATACGGATGTTGAATAACGGTAGAATAATAAGGTTTAGTGTATTCACTCGTGCGGGTTCAATAGCAGGATGTCAATTGTGTATCAAACAAAATGAATGTAAGTTATTTTGAATTAAACAGTATTATATGCTTAAATATTAGACAGTTATGTGTTTGTAAATTGAGCTGCAACACAACGACTGGTTGTCATTCATGCCGTTTTGTAGGTTGTCTCCTTTGAAAGAGGCTGAACGAAATCATGAACATAAAATCTGTATGCATATTTAAATTATTAAATTAAATATTGTATGTTAAAATACTGTAATTCAATAGTTTAAATATAATGGTTCTGGCTATTCTGTTTATCTTATAGGTGGATTTTACATGCAAAATGTAATTATGCCCCTTTTACATCTTGCAGTCAATGCTCGATGAGAATAGCTATGTTGGAACTAGTTATTCTTTTTGAACATTTTTTTCAACTTCTTGAAAACGCCTGTGTTATCCTCTTCTTGTTCATCTTCTCCTTCCAGTTCTTCCTCGTTTTTCTTGTCAAAAAGTTCTTCTTTGGGTTTGTCCTCTTGGTTGAATAATCCTTTGAAAAAGCCTTCTTCTTTGATTCCTTCACAGTCCAAATCTTCTTGCACTTCATCACTTGGCTCATCAAACTGTGCTCTGGTGAGCTTGTTAAAATCTGAATCGGCTACCATCTTTTGATAAAACAACCCAAACAAAGGCAAAGCTGAATTGGCACCTTGGCCGTATTGAGTATCCTTGAAATGCAACCTGGAGTCATCACATCCTACCCAACTCACTGTCAATAGGTCTGGAGACATCCCGACAAACCAACCATCTCTGTTGGATTGCGTGGTACCTGTTTTGCCAGCGATGTCTTGCGTTAGGTTGTATTTCCATCTCAGGCGACTGCCAGTGCCTCCACTTTGGGTGACCGCTTGTAGTAATTGTTGCATTACCTCATAGGTGTATTCACTGATCACTTTTAGCAGTTGCTCGGGAGTTTCTCGCTCATAAACTACCATTCCATCTGCATCTACGATGGATTCAATCATGTAAGGCTCGGTACTGTACCCATTGTTTAGAAAGATACTATAGGCTTGTGCCAACTCTATGACGCTGAGTTCTGCCGTACCCAGTGCCAATGACGGGACTTTGGGAAGGCTGCTTTTGATCCCTGCATTTTTGGCTAGGTCTATGACATTGCCTACCCCTGCTTTTTCCATCAACTTTACCGCTATCGTATTGATAGATTGAGTCAATGCTGCTTGCATGGATATGTATTTGTCATCATACTCTGTAGTACTATTGCTTGGCGTCCAATTGTCAAAATTGGTGTAAGTAATCGTTTTGCCTGAAATGTGGTCACAGGGAGCCACTCCGCGCTCCAAGGCAGCTGCATAGACAAAGGGTTTGAAGGTAGACCCTACTTGTCTCTTGCTTTGATTGATGTGGTCGTATTTATAATGTTCATGATCAATACCTCCAATCCATGATTTGATCGCTCCGGTTTTTGGATCCATGGCTAGAAATCCAGCACTTAGTAGTTTGGCATAGTGCAAAAGACTGTCTTTGGTGCTGGCTTGCACCAAGTCTTCGGAATCTTTCCAGTCAAACCAAGACATACTTCGTTTTTCGTTCAGCTTGTTGATGGCTTCCTCTTTGCTCATGCCATTATTGATCAGTTCTTTATAGGCATTACTTTCTAGGATCAAAGCTTGGATGAATGCTTTGTCCTTGAGCCAAGGAGCTTGATTGCCCCAATTGTTTTCAAAGCTTTTTTGGATACTTGGCATGTGTTGTTTGAGTGCAGCTTCTGCTTTGCGCTGCATGCGCAAATCCAGTGTGGTATAGATTTTTAACCCATCTGTGTATAGGTTGTACTGAGACTCATCTTCCTTATTCGCTGAGGCAAGCATTTGCTTGGCAAGCAACCGGACTTGCTCCAAAAAGTATGGCGCGGTGTCTTCTGAGGTATGTCCTTTGTCGTAGTTGAGTTCAGTGATGTGCTCTTTGATTTGATCGTATTCGCTTTCCTCTAGGTAATCATATTTCACCATCTGAGACAAGACCACATTTCTCCTCTTCAGAGATGCTTCTGGATGCAAGCGTGGATTGTAGGTGTAGGTTGCTTTCAGCGAACCGATGAGTGAGGCAGACTCTTCCAAAGTCAAATCATTGACTTTCTTGTTGTAAAATTTCCTAGATGCGGTTTCGATTCCAAAAGCATTGTCCGGGAATGAAACCGTGTTGAGGTAAAGTGTGACAATCTCTTCTTTGCTGTAGATTTTTTCGAGTCGGGTAGCTGTTATTCCTTCTTTGATTTTGGCTATGGCTAGTCCTAGCTTGCTTAGATTTTCTCTAGGGAAGAGATTCTTAGCCAATTGTTGAGAGATCGTGCTGCCTCCACCAGCAGATCGATTGCCCATGATCAGGGTTTTGATCAATACACGCAACATGCTGCGGTAATCTACCCCGCCATGATCATAAAATCTGGCATCTTCCGTGGCTACCAGTGCTTGTACAAGATGGTCTGGCAAATCATCAAAGTCCACGGAGGTACGATCAAAAAGATAGAATTTGCCAATG is part of the Reichenbachiella agarivorans genome and harbors:
- a CDS encoding ABC-F family ATP-binding cassette domain-containing protein, producing MISANNVSLQYGKRILFDEVNIKFTEGNCYGVIGANGAGKSTFLKILSGDIQPNTGNVTMDSGKRMAVLRQNHFEFDEETVINTVMRGHTELWAIMQEKDALYAKADFSEADGIRTSELEEKFAEMDGWNAEPDAASLLSGLGIKEDEHYNLLKDLNGSQKVRVLLAQALFGNPDLLILDEPTNDLDIHTVSWLEDFLLDFKNTVIVVSHDRHFLDTVCTHIADIDFSAIKIFTGNYSFWYQSSQLALNQRSSLNKKAEEKKKELQDFIARFSANASKSKQATSRRKLLDKINIDDIQPSSRRYPAVIFNQSRKAGDQILEVKSLSKKLGDKVLFSDLDFFVNKGDKIAFLADDSMSITNLFKVLMEESTADAGTFSFGQTITVSYLPNDNEEFFKSDENLIDWLRQYSDGEKDEVFIRGFLGKMLFSGEETFKKCSVLSGGEKVRCMLSKMMLKEGNVLILDEPTNHLDLESIQALNNALRDFPGTVLFTSHDHEFVQTVATRIIDLKDGKSYADKLCTFDEYILLTKES
- a CDS encoding glycosyltransferase family protein, with the protein product MPKEKIAFISLLKPVDDIRSYRKMARSLSSMTGCEIHLFGYPSKSTLTDECNIFFHPQRTFRRLGLIRFFIPLIILRSLIKLKPKLIIVNSHELLIVTIINQILFGTRIVYDIQENYYYNLWYQQVYPPILRHLMAIMIRCKERLLAPFFDHFFLAEKCYQEELSFVQSRSILIENKALPLSKIYPRSANKTNTTTLLFSGTITQNTGIDKALELTKSLQTMGDFELLVTGHCPVPALYNRLNKMEAPWLRLNISQTPLPYTVIEQAIVTADIGLICYQLNPSNQRCMPTKVYEYAAQGLPMLYEKDTHWETFIEEHAKGAVIDFKSKNEVALNDVLIQVQEFKSKERKTCDAAMWIHEEQSFLSLMQSLLS
- a CDS encoding 2,3,4,5-tetrahydropyridine-2,6-dicarboxylate N-succinyltransferase encodes the protein MEDIKKLVEETWEDRSKLTQPEVIKAIEYVIEELDKGRLRTAEPTADGWKVNDWVKKAVIMYFPLRKMEKIEVGPFEFHDKMALKKDYDKLGVRVVPHAVARYGAYISAGTILMPSYVNIGAYVDEGTMVDTWATVGSCAQIGKNVHLSGGVGIGGVLEPVQASPVIIEDDAFIGSRCIVVEGVRVGREAVLGAGVTLTMSSKIIDVTGDKPVEYKGVVPPRSVVIPGSYAKKFPAGEYNVPCAIIIGTRKESTDKKTSLNDALRENNVAV
- a CDS encoding alpha/beta hydrolase yields the protein MKQFLSILLSLSCLVSYAAETVKFKAADGVEIVADLHLSHPKSAPIIVFFHQAGWSRGEYLEIAPTLNRLGYNCLAVDLRSGNLVNGIRNETNQNARAMMRETKYSDAYQDIEAAATYAQTQTTNKVIIWGSSYSAALVLKYAGDYPSAVQAVLAFSPGEYFQITGQA
- a CDS encoding beta/alpha barrel domain-containing protein, whose protein sequence is MNLKTFVKVGNVSNLSDARYCAGFGVNMIGFNLDSNQEDAIDTTTAHEIMGWVAGVDFVMEYGSMALDQIDAVHDSENPAYIQVDTVAVANQLTELSYKVIFRLTESHIDQTGLLDQLSPQVKFVLVESESDYDHIKSQIGSIKILRGYDLTPDNIGEIVDTAAYYGIGLLGSHEEKPGFKDYDELADILEVLEID
- a CDS encoding thioredoxin family protein, with the translated sequence MEVIEITDQELDAQLAAHPKAIIKYYADWCGACKLFNPKFKRLANDERFSDVVFLNVNAENNPEARGKAGVSNLPSFAIVEGGQFKETIFTSKEEIVVELLGKLN
- a CDS encoding 3'(2'),5'-bisphosphate nucleotidase CysQ family protein, with the translated sequence MNPEQLNHLTQIAARAAQEAADFIRRHSAEQIAVTHKAGMNSHAAAVVTWVDLQCQNIILQHLNESMQRYDLGLLTEELPDDGSRLSKAYFWCIDPLDGTLAFTQQRPGYAVSIALVNRDGVSMIGVIHDPVTDRRVIAIRGQGVQSDLLTTDDDTSDSNVLWCMLDRGMMQHAEMDSILQGLKIYQDQHALHEIRFIAGAGAALQACRVASHNYALYFKLPKVQAGGGSIWDYAATACVFGELGLHLSDTDGQVLHLNNPITTFMNQSGVVFATDMQLAEAVINRSQQ